From the genome of Amycolatopsis camponoti:
ACCCCTATCCCGACCACTCAAATGCTGCGCACGTCAGCGGTTCCCATCCGATCCTCGACCCCGGGGGCGCATGGTGATCCCACACACGACAAAGCGGAGGAACGCCATGACGGCAGCAGCGGTCCCGGCCGACGACTGGACGCCACCACCCACCGAAGAGGCCCGCGGGCTCAGGCTGGTCGAAGCGCCCGAGCCGGCCGACGAGGAGCTCGGCGAGCACATCGTGCTCGGCTACAACTGAGGGGCGGGGCTCCGGCGCCGAACACGGACGGTGCCGGAGCGCACGCTCGGAGATGAGCACCCCGCCGTCGGCCGGGGAGAATTGACCCTGTTCGGGCCGGAGTGTCACCGGAGCCCTGGCACGACGGCCCGGTGGCCATGCGTGACGGCGATCTGCGACGTTCGGTTGGGAGGCCGGCGGATGGCAATGCGCCTCCAGCTCACGGCGGGCCTCGAGGTCCTCGAAAGCTGGGCCGAGACGGCTTCACAGGCGGCGCGGAATGTCGTCTACGAGGCCCTGTTCGCCGTCGGCGACGGTTCCGCTTTTCTCGTTTACGACATTTTCGGCGACCCCCGCGATCCCGGCAATTTCCTCATCATGGTGAAACCGGGACTGGTCATGAAAGTGATGGTGCAGCGCGCCGAATCCGCGTTCGAAATCCGCTACGTCGGAGCGGTCGAAGACGAGTTCGACACCGCCGCCGCACCTCAGGGGACGTCCAGCCCCGAGTGACGGTTCGGCCGAAAACTGCGCCGAACGGACCAACCCGCGCTCCGCACCCGGGTGCGGGTATTTCACCTGATCGGCTGTCGAATATCGGCTTCCGGACGTGTATTCCTCACCTTGACAGCGCATCTTGCCATGTGAAAACCTTTGTGTGTTCGCTGGTCAGGCCGCTATTTCTGGGGTGGGTAACGTAGGAGGCTGCACCATGTCTTCACCCGAATTGCCAGGACTCGATGTTTCCAGCCGCGTTCGCGCCCGGGACGTCCAGATGACCGGGACCGCCGACGTCGGCCGCCGGGTGCTCATGATCACCGGGGCGATCGACACCACCGACCACGACGTTTCGGTGAGCGTGAGCCTCCCCGAACCCGGCCGGTGGCAGGTGATCAAGGCGGAGACCAACCTGACCGACCAGACGTGGGTCGCGATGCAGGCCGTGATGGACGAGGACTCGACCTTCCTCGACGACGCGATGCTGATGTCGCCCCAGTTCTCGAAGAGCTTCATGACGCCGGACCAGCGCCGCCTCACCTTCTACGACGGCGAGGTCCGCCCCGGCGAGACCGTCCTGAAGACGTATTCGATGGAGACCGGCGGCCGCAAGCCGACCTACTTCTACTCGCGCTACAGCCCGATCGCCACCGACAGCGCCGAGCAGTCCCAGCAGACGCTGGACGAGCTCGTGACCAACGGGATGAGCCAGCGGCCGGTGGTGGAGCTGATCGTCCCCGTCACGGTCCTCTGAGCCGGCGGCGGGGCGAGCAGTGATCAAGTTCGTACCGGAGCCGCACCTGCTCGACTCGCCGCGTGGCCGCGACTGGCCGCGTCCGCCCGCGCCACCGTCCCCGGCGCGGGCGGCGTCGCCGGCACCCGCGGCCGACGTCGTGATCGTCGGGGCCGGCCCGGCCGGGCTCGCCGTCGCCTCCGCGCTGTGGCACCACGGCGTGCCCGACGTCGTGGTGGTGGACCGCACCGGGCGGCCGTGCGGGCGGTTCTTCGGCCGGATCGACCTGCTGGGCCAGCGCGTGCTGCGCTCGCCCTACGAGCACCACCCCGGCGTCGAGGGGTTCCGCGACTGCGAGCTGCTCGACTTCGCGCGGCTGCACTGGGGGCGGCTGACGCCCACCGAGCGCCGCGAGATCCGGATGTCCCAGTCGGGGCACCGGTCGGTCGTCCCCGTCGACGTCTTCGACGCCTACTGCGCGCACCTGGTCACCACCCACCACGTCGGCGAGAAGACCTGGCAGGCGACGGTCCGCGAGGTCACGCCGGGGCGGGACGCGGTGACCGTGCACACCGACCGCTTCTCCGTCGCCGCCCGCCACGTCGTGCTGTGCCCGGGCGAGGAACGCCGGCCCGCGCCGGAGACCTGGTGGGGCGGCGGGCATCCGCCCCGCGGAGTGTCCTTTTGGGACGAATCGGTGCCGCCGGGCGCGCGGTGCCAGGTGGTCGTCGGCGCCGGACTCACCGCGGCCCACCTGATCACCGGCGCGCTCGAAGCCGGGCGCGAGGTGCACTGGGTGGTCCGGGAGACCGGCGAGCGCTACCAGTGCGCGGACGTGAACTCCACCTTCTTCCGGCCGGAGGGCCGCAAGCGCTTCGACGGGGTCGGCTGGGCCGAGCGGCTCGACCTGATGGGCCGGTTCCGGCGCGCGTCGATCATGTTCGAGTTCCGGCCGCTGCTCGAACGCGCCGAAGCCGAGGGCAGGCTGGTCGTCCACCGCGGCGAAGCGGTCAAGGAGATCGCCCCGGCCGTCGGCGGGAGCGTCGTGCTGCGGCTGGAGAGCGGGCGGCGGGTCGCGGGCGACCACGTCGTGCTGGCGCTGGGCACGACGCCGTCGATCGGCGCCGGCCTGCTGCCCGACGACCTCGTCGACGCCCGCGACGGCTGGCCGTCCCTGGACGAGCGGACGCTGTCCTACCGCCGCGAGCCGCGCGTGTCGGTGGTCGGGGCCGCGGCCGGGATGGTGCTCGGGCCGGCCGCCCGCAACATCGACGGCCACCGCGTCGCCACGACCCGGGTCGCCGCGGCGATCGCCGGGCAGCTGCGCGGCGCGGTCACGGCCCCGGCCGAGGCGGTAGTCGGTGTCTGAGGTGTCCGAGGTGCCCGGGGTGTCCGAGCGGCACGACTCGCGGTTCGCCCTGCCCGACATCGACGCTCCCGGCGCGACCGAGGCCGGGATCATCCTGCTGGGCCTGGACGCCGACCGGCTGCTGGCCGGGCTGGCGCTGGCCCGGCTCGCCGACGACCCGGCCCTGGTGACGCAGGTGGTCGACCAGGCCCGCCACGGTACGGCCGCGTTCGGCATGGGCGGGCTCCTCGAGTCCGGCCGGCAGCACTGGCTCACCCTGCGCGGCCACGTCGGTGACCCGCCGTCGACGTCGTCGCCGGGCTCGCTGCGCCGGGAGTGGGAGCGCCGCCTGGACCTCGTCGCGGCGGCGGTACCCGGCGCCGGGGCGGGCACGATCGCTTACCTGACCGCCTGCGCGCTGCGCGGTGCGGAGGTCGACCAGCTCGCTGCCGGGCTGGCGGACGGAAAGGAACCCTTCGATGTCGTACCTGAGGTCCCTGCCGGCTGAAACCACGCTGCTGCAGGTCTTCCGGGCCTACCCCGGTCCCGCCAAGCACCTGCTGGCCTTCCACGAGGAGCTGCTGCGCGGCGAGTCGCCGTTCACCCCGGGCGAGCGCGAGATGATCGCGGCGTACGTCTCCGGGGTCAACGCCTGCGACTACTGCCACGGCATCCACACGGTGACGGCGGAGGCGTTCGGCGTCCCCGAAGGCGTGCTCGCGGCCGCGGTCGCCGACCTGGCTTCGGCGCCGGTCGAGGAGAAGCTCAAGCCGGTGCTGGCCTACGTCGGGAAGCTCACGCGGACGCCGTCGCGGATGACCGAGGCGGACGCCGAGGCCGTCTTCGCGGCGGGCTGGGACGAGCGCGCGCTGCACGACGCCGTCCTGGTGTGCGCGCTGTTCAACTTCATGAACCGGATGGTCGAGGGCATCGGCATCGAGGCCGACGCGGCGTACGCGGTCGAATCGGGGGAGCGCCTCAAAGAAGGCGGTTACGCGGGCCTGGCGGGCCTGCTCACCGACGCCTGAATCGCACCCGGCTCACGGAGGCCCCCGGCAAGGACGTGCCGGGGGCCTCCGTCGTGTGTCCACAAAGGATGATCACAGTGGACGGACGGTGGCCCTCGGTGCTCGCGCGGACACGCTCGGTCGGCGCTGGG
Proteins encoded in this window:
- a CDS encoding DUF6235 family protein, which gives rise to MAMRLQLTAGLEVLESWAETASQAARNVVYEALFAVGDGSAFLVYDIFGDPRDPGNFLIMVKPGLVMKVMVQRAESAFEIRYVGAVEDEFDTAAAPQGTSSPE
- a CDS encoding DUF6423 family protein, which translates into the protein MTGTADVGRRVLMITGAIDTTDHDVSVSVSLPEPGRWQVIKAETNLTDQTWVAMQAVMDEDSTFLDDAMLMSPQFSKSFMTPDQRRLTFYDGEVRPGETVLKTYSMETGGRKPTYFYSRYSPIATDSAEQSQQTLDELVTNGMSQRPVVELIVPVTVL
- a CDS encoding FAD-dependent oxidoreductase — protein: MIKFVPEPHLLDSPRGRDWPRPPAPPSPARAASPAPAADVVIVGAGPAGLAVASALWHHGVPDVVVVDRTGRPCGRFFGRIDLLGQRVLRSPYEHHPGVEGFRDCELLDFARLHWGRLTPTERREIRMSQSGHRSVVPVDVFDAYCAHLVTTHHVGEKTWQATVREVTPGRDAVTVHTDRFSVAARHVVLCPGEERRPAPETWWGGGHPPRGVSFWDESVPPGARCQVVVGAGLTAAHLITGALEAGREVHWVVRETGERYQCADVNSTFFRPEGRKRFDGVGWAERLDLMGRFRRASIMFEFRPLLERAEAEGRLVVHRGEAVKEIAPAVGGSVVLRLESGRRVAGDHVVLALGTTPSIGAGLLPDDLVDARDGWPSLDERTLSYRREPRVSVVGAAAGMVLGPAARNIDGHRVATTRVAAAIAGQLRGAVTAPAEAVVGV
- a CDS encoding DUF6187 family protein is translated as MSEVSEVPGVSERHDSRFALPDIDAPGATEAGIILLGLDADRLLAGLALARLADDPALVTQVVDQARHGTAAFGMGGLLESGRQHWLTLRGHVGDPPSTSSPGSLRREWERRLDLVAAAVPGAGAGTIAYLTACALRGAEVDQLAAGLADGKEPFDVVPEVPAG
- a CDS encoding carboxymuconolactone decarboxylase family protein, with translation MSYLRSLPAETTLLQVFRAYPGPAKHLLAFHEELLRGESPFTPGEREMIAAYVSGVNACDYCHGIHTVTAEAFGVPEGVLAAAVADLASAPVEEKLKPVLAYVGKLTRTPSRMTEADAEAVFAAGWDERALHDAVLVCALFNFMNRMVEGIGIEADAAYAVESGERLKEGGYAGLAGLLTDA